In the genome of Oxyura jamaicensis isolate SHBP4307 breed ruddy duck chromosome 13, BPBGC_Ojam_1.0, whole genome shotgun sequence, one region contains:
- the HDAC3 gene encoding histone deacetylase 3 yields MAKTVAYFYDPDVGNFHYGAGHPMKPHRLALTHSLVLHYGLYKKMIVFKPYQASQHDMCRFHSEDYIDFLQRVSPNNMQGFTKSLNAFNVGDDCPVFPGLFEFCSRYTGASLQGATQLNNKICDIAINWAGGLHHAKKFEASGFCYVNDIVIGILELLKYHPRVLYIDIDIHHGDGVQEAFYLTDRVMTVSFHKYGNYFFPGTGDMYEVGAESGRYYCLNVPLRDGIDDQSYKHLFQPVINQVVDYYQPTCIVLQCGADSLGCDRLGCFNLSIRGHGECVEYVKSFNIPLLVLGGGGYTVRNVARCWTYETSLLVDEAISEELPYSEYFEYFAPDFTLHPDVSTRIENQNSRQYLDQIRQTIFENLKMLNHAPSVQIHDVPSDLLSYDRTDEPDPEERGSEENYSRPEAANEFYDGDHDNDKESDVEI; encoded by the exons ATGGCGAAGACCGTGGCCTACTTCTACGACCCCGACGTCGGCAACTTCCACTACG GAGCCGGGCACCCCATGAAGCCGCACCGCCTGGCGCTCACCCACAGCCTGGTGCTGCACTACGGCCTCTACAAGAAGATGATC GTTTTCAAGCCGTACCAGGCATCCCAGCATGACATGTGCCGATTCCACTCCGAGGACTACATAGACTTCCTGCAGAGAGTGAGTCCCAACAACATGCAGGGGTTCACCAAGAGCCTCAACGCTTTCAACGTGGGCGATGACTG cccagtGTTTCCAGGTCTCTTTGAATTCTGCTCTCGCTATACTGGAGCCTCCCTGCAGGGAGCAACACAGCTGAACAACAAG aTCTGCGATATTGCGATAAACTGGGCAGGGGGCCTGCATCACGCCAAAAAGTTTGAG GCTTCTGGGTTTTGTTACGTCAATGACATAGTTATTGGCATCCTGGAGCTGCTCAA ATACCACCCGCGTGTTCTGTATATTGATATTGATATCCATCACGGAGATGGTGTGCAGGAGGCTTTCTACTTGACGGACCGTGTCATGACAGTGTCGTTCCATAAATACGGGAACTACTTCTTCCCTGGCACAG GGGACATGTATGAAGTTGGTGCAGAGAGCGGCCGTTATTACTGTCTCAACGTGCCGCTACGAGATGGCATCGATGACCAAA GTTATAAACACCTCTTCCAGCCAGTCATTAACCAGGTGGTAGATTATTATCAGCCCACCTGCATAGTGCTGCAG TGTGGTGCTGATTCTTTGGGTTGCGATCGTTTGGGTTGTTTTAACCTCAGCATAAGAGGGCATGG GGAATGTGTGGAGTATGTGAAGAGCTTCAACATCCCCTTACTGGTACTGGGAGGAGGCGGTTACACAGTCCGCAACGTGGCACGGTGCTG GACTTACGAAACGTCGTTGCTTGTAGATGAAGCAATTAGTGAAGAGCTCCCATACAGTG AGTACTTCGAATACTTCGCTCCAGACTTCACCCTTCACCCTGACGTCAGTACGAGGATTGAAAATCAGAACTCCAGGCAG TACTTGGATCAGATCAGGCAGACGATATTTGAGAATCTGAAAATGTTGAACCATGCTCCCAGCGTGCAGATCCACGATGTCCCTTCTGACTTGCTCAGCTACGATCGCACAGATGAGCCTGATCCAGAGGAAAGAGGCTCTGAGGAAAACTACAGCAG GCCTGAAGCTGCCAACGAGTTTTATGACGGTGACCACGATAATGACAAAGAGAGTGATGTCGAGATCTGA